A portion of the Oxyura jamaicensis isolate SHBP4307 breed ruddy duck chromosome 5 unlocalized genomic scaffold, BPBGC_Ojam_1.0 oxy5_random_OJ71235, whole genome shotgun sequence genome contains these proteins:
- the LOC118157317 gene encoding protein farnesyltransferase subunit beta-like, whose amino-acid sequence SSGFGASPARPLLSPQCLDASRPWLCYWILHSLELLEEPIPQAVASDVCQFLSRCQSPQGGFGGGPGQHPHLAPTYAAVNALCIIGTEEAFGVIDRKKLLEYLHALKQPDGSFLMHIGGEVDVRSAYCAASVASLTNVLTPALFAGTAEWIARCQNWEGGIGGVPGMEAHGGYTFCGVAALVILKKEHLLNLRSLLHWVTGRQMRFEGGFQGRCNKLVDGCYSFWQAGLLPLLHRALHARDDAALSMARWMFDQSALQEYILLCCQCPAGGLLDKPGKSRDFYHTCYCLSGLAIAQHFGSGDLHHEVVLGVPENRLQPTHPVYNIAPEKVVKAVMHFLQQPVPSLEAAG is encoded by the exons AGCAGCGGGTTTGGGGCTTCTCCTGCCcgtcccctcctgtccccgcAGTGTCTGGACGCCAGCCGCCCCTGGCTCTGCTACTGGATCCTGcacagcctggagctgctggaggagcccaTTCCCCAGGCGGTCGCCTCTGA CGTCTGCCAGTTCCTGAGTCGCTGCCAGAGCCCCCAGGGCGGCTTCGGGGGGGGCCCCGGCCAGCACCCCCACCTCGCCCCGACCTACGCCGCCGTCAACGCGCTCTGCATCATCGGCACGGAGGAGGCGTTCGGCGTCATCGACAG GAAGAAGCTCCTGGAGTACCTGCACGCGCTCAAGCAGCCCGACGGCTCCTTCCTCATGCACATCGGCGGCGAGGTGGACGTGAG GAGCGCCTACTGCGCCGCCTCGGTGGCGTCGCTCACCAACGTCCTCACGCCCGCGCTCTTCGCCGGGACGGCCGAGTGGATCGCGAG GTGCCAGAACTGGGAGGGCGGCATCGGCGGGGTGCCGGGCATGGAGGCCCACGGCGGGTACACCTTCTGCGGCGTGGCGGCGCTGGTCATCCTGAAGAAGGAGCACCTGCTGAACCTCCGCAGCTTGCTG CACTGGGTGACCGGCCGGCAGATGCGCTTCGAGGGCGGCTTCCAGGGCCGCTGCAACAAGCTGGTGGACGGCTGCTACTCCTTCTGGCAGGCCgggctgctgcccctgctgcaccGCGCGCTCCACGCCCGGG ACGACGCGGCGCTCAGCATGGCGCGCTGGATGTTCGACCAGTCGGCGCTGCAGGAGTACATCCTCCTGTGCTGCCAGTGCCCGGCCGGCGGGCTGCTCGACAAGCCGGGCAA GTCCCGGGACTTTTACCACACCTGCTACTGCCTGAGCGGGCTGGCCATCGCCCAGCACTTCGGCAGCGGCGACCTCCACCACGAGGTGGTCCTGGGCGTCCCCGAAAACCGCCTG CAGCCCACGCACCCCGTCTACAACATCGCCCCGGAGAAGGTGGTGAAGGCGGTGATGCACTTCTTGCAGCAGCCCGTGCCCAGCCTGGAGGCGGCGGGGTAA